In one Henriciella litoralis genomic region, the following are encoded:
- a CDS encoding DUF4062 domain-containing protein: MRFHDFDYRDLPRKKFSVFVSSTIPDLVDERRSAYEIISRTQNIPIGMEIFHATHLKNGEYLREKVREADIFVLILGRRSGGTASSGESYTELEYEEAKKSEKPILAFLIDGDSFKYSEPTERLENFREKVIEDDWSHVQYDPDKKDDFNIKFQHSLYSETSRLIREAYPGWVRSEPYDLARSLKTLPHQISNSPIFDDLIQALSKLELLAERTNRDVDEKFAISEFFWDKYETELLLNSDWKVFFEAGSTIDFILKKLVNILDKKSQFQRPVGRLQIFINSVISKLILDLREKTIPSIKSYSYFPDPPIRERYGKTIGPLSNVGDVPAVQYRKTGIQDASKKSQQRLLTELRKKLNSDKSMCLISFTGMFENHGYAPFVRSYKNVLFKRSLFEHPSAKVVFADGAKWSNPTRNLDGIYMIFSEAEWRNLLADHPICFIVTTYRTPRRADLIEFFVDGKKFQLFEEVKGNLHLLHFSNQKFREKVGVDFKGYNLD, encoded by the coding sequence ATGCGATTTCATGACTTTGATTACAGAGACTTACCGAGAAAAAAATTTTCGGTCTTCGTAAGCTCGACAATACCAGATTTAGTGGACGAGAGAAGAAGTGCTTACGAGATAATATCTCGAACACAGAACATCCCAATAGGGATGGAAATTTTCCATGCGACACATTTGAAGAACGGCGAATATTTAAGAGAAAAGGTGCGAGAAGCTGATATATTTGTATTGATACTAGGAAGGAGAAGCGGCGGAACAGCGTCTTCAGGCGAAAGCTACACGGAGTTGGAGTATGAAGAAGCTAAAAAATCCGAGAAACCAATTCTGGCGTTTCTAATCGATGGAGATAGTTTCAAGTATTCTGAACCAACCGAGAGATTGGAAAATTTTCGAGAAAAAGTCATCGAAGATGATTGGTCCCACGTACAGTACGACCCCGACAAAAAGGACGACTTCAACATAAAATTTCAGCATTCGCTTTATTCCGAAACTAGTCGTCTTATCCGAGAAGCCTACCCTGGATGGGTTCGCTCAGAACCTTACGACCTAGCAAGAAGCCTTAAAACGTTACCCCATCAAATAAGTAACAGTCCAATCTTTGATGATCTTATTCAGGCGTTGTCTAAATTGGAGCTATTGGCTGAAAGAACTAATCGAGATGTTGATGAGAAGTTCGCCATATCAGAATTTTTCTGGGACAAATATGAAACTGAACTTTTATTAAATTCAGATTGGAAAGTATTCTTTGAAGCTGGAAGCACGATCGATTTCATCTTAAAAAAATTAGTAAACATTTTGGACAAAAAATCTCAGTTTCAGAGACCAGTAGGTCGTTTACAAATTTTTATAAACAGCGTCATTTCAAAATTGATTTTGGACCTCCGAGAAAAGACAATTCCAAGTATAAAGTCTTATAGTTACTTCCCAGACCCACCTATTCGTGAACGATATGGAAAAACCATCGGCCCTTTAAGCAACGTTGGTGACGTTCCAGCCGTGCAATATAGAAAAACAGGGATACAAGATGCATCAAAGAAAAGTCAGCAACGGCTTTTGACGGAACTTCGCAAAAAGTTGAATTCCGATAAATCTATGTGTCTCATTTCGTTCACTGGGATGTTCGAGAACCATGGCTATGCTCCTTTTGTTCGAAGCTACAAAAATGTGCTTTTTAAAAGGTCGCTTTTTGAACACCCTTCCGCCAAAGTAGTATTTGCTGATGGTGCGAAATGGTCCAATCCAACCCGCAACTTGGATGGCATTTACATGATTTTCTCCGAAGCGGAGTGGAGAAACCTACTTGCGGATCATCCGATTTGTTTCATCGTAACCACGTACCGCACACCGCGGAGGGCCGATTTGATAGAATTTTTCGTCGACGGAAAAAAATTTCAACTATTTGAAGAGGTTAAGGGCAACCTCCACCTTCTGCATTTTTCGAACCAAAAGTTTAGAGAGAAAGTTGGAGTCGATTTTAAAGGTTACAATTTGGACTGA
- the uvrB gene encoding excinuclease ABC subunit UvrB, whose product MARSPSSGVQDAGATFNWSGAARDAAGGLPSDNWTPHRPDRQWEKIEGGKRFRVASDYEPAGDQRTAIPELVEGIQNGERDQVLLGATGTGKTFTMAKVIEAVQRPALILAPNKTLAAQLYGEMKSFFPDNAVEYFVSYYDYYQPEAYVPRADLYIEKESSINEAIDRMRHSATRAILERDDVIIVASVSCIYGIGSVETYSSMTFKLEEGQQIDPRQVAEKLVALQYTRNDTAFQRGSFRLKGDVLDIFPAHYDDCAWKLSFFGDELESIVEFDPLTGKKIQDLPAIKLYANSHYVTPRPTLNGAIGGIKKELKETLAHFEKHGKLLEAQRIEQRTTYDLEMMAATGSCNGIENYSRYLTGRLPGEPPPTMFEYLPENALVFVDESHQTVPQIGAMFKGDFNRKSTLAEYGFRLPSCIDNRPLKFPEWEAMRPQTVHVSATPGKWEMEQTGGVFTEQVIRPTGLIDPPVEVRPVTGTEANNHINQVDDLLAEVKDTAKRGFRSLVTTLTKKMAEDLTEYLHEQGVRVRYMHSDIDTVERIEIIRDLRLGEFDVLVGINLLREGLDIPECAFVGILDADKEGFLRSETSLVQTIGRAARNSEARVVLYADRITGSMERAMEETQRRREKQIAHNEEHGITPTTIVRAVADILADLGEKPGGKSQQLKGGKSRRLPARGVAEDTAAKLEPGSGHNLKAVIASVEKQMREAAANLEFEEAARLRDELKKLREEELGL is encoded by the coding sequence ATGGCTCGTTCCCCTTCTTCAGGCGTCCAGGATGCTGGCGCGACGTTCAACTGGTCCGGCGCTGCGCGTGACGCGGCCGGCGGCCTCCCGTCCGACAACTGGACGCCCCACCGGCCCGACCGCCAGTGGGAGAAGATCGAGGGCGGCAAGCGCTTTCGCGTCGCCTCCGACTATGAGCCGGCCGGTGACCAGCGCACCGCCATCCCCGAACTCGTCGAGGGCATCCAGAACGGCGAGCGCGACCAGGTCCTCCTCGGCGCGACCGGTACCGGCAAGACCTTCACCATGGCGAAAGTCATCGAGGCGGTGCAGCGCCCGGCCCTCATCCTCGCGCCCAACAAGACGCTCGCGGCCCAGCTCTATGGCGAGATGAAATCCTTCTTCCCGGACAATGCGGTGGAGTATTTCGTCTCCTATTACGACTACTATCAGCCCGAAGCCTACGTCCCGCGCGCCGATCTCTATATCGAGAAGGAAAGCTCCATCAACGAGGCGATCGACCGGATGCGCCACTCGGCCACCCGCGCCATTCTCGAGCGCGATGACGTGATCATCGTCGCCTCGGTCTCCTGCATCTACGGCATCGGCTCGGTCGAGACCTATAGCTCGATGACCTTCAAGCTCGAAGAGGGCCAGCAGATCGACCCCCGCCAGGTCGCCGAAAAGCTCGTCGCGCTGCAATACACCCGTAACGACACCGCCTTCCAGCGCGGCAGCTTCCGCCTCAAGGGCGACGTGCTCGACATCTTCCCGGCGCACTATGACGACTGCGCATGGAAGCTCAGCTTTTTCGGCGACGAGCTTGAATCCATTGTCGAATTTGATCCCCTCACCGGCAAGAAGATCCAGGATTTGCCGGCCATCAAGCTCTACGCCAACAGCCACTACGTCACCCCCCGCCCGACGCTCAATGGCGCCATTGGCGGCATCAAGAAAGAGCTGAAGGAAACGCTCGCCCATTTCGAGAAACACGGCAAGCTGCTCGAGGCCCAGCGCATCGAACAGCGCACCACCTATGACCTCGAAATGATGGCCGCGACCGGCTCCTGCAACGGCATCGAGAACTATTCGCGCTACCTCACCGGCCGCCTCCCGGGCGAGCCGCCGCCAACCATGTTCGAATACCTGCCGGAAAACGCCCTCGTCTTCGTCGATGAGAGCCACCAGACCGTTCCGCAGATCGGCGCGATGTTCAAGGGCGACTTCAACCGCAAGTCCACCCTCGCCGAATACGGCTTCCGCCTGCCGTCATGCATCGACAACCGCCCGCTCAAATTCCCCGAATGGGAGGCGATGCGGCCCCAGACGGTCCACGTCTCCGCCACCCCCGGCAAATGGGAGATGGAGCAGACCGGCGGCGTCTTCACCGAACAGGTCATCCGCCCCACCGGCCTCATCGACCCACCGGTCGAGGTCCGTCCCGTCACCGGCACCGAGGCCAACAACCATATCAACCAGGTCGACGATCTCCTCGCCGAGGTGAAGGACACCGCCAAGCGCGGCTTCCGCTCCCTCGTCACCACGCTGACCAAGAAGATGGCCGAGGACCTCACCGAATACCTGCACGAGCAGGGCGTGCGCGTGCGCTACATGCATTCGGACATCGACACGGTCGAGCGCATCGAGATCATCCGCGATCTGCGCCTTGGCGAGTTCGACGTCCTCGTCGGCATCAACCTCCTGCGCGAGGGCCTCGATATCCCCGAATGTGCCTTTGTCGGCATTCTCGATGCGGACAAGGAGGGGTTCCTCCGCTCCGAAACCTCCCTCGTGCAGACCATCGGCCGCGCCGCGCGTAACTCCGAAGCCCGCGTCGTCCTCTATGCTGACCGGATCACCGGCTCGATGGAACGCGCCATGGAAGAGACCCAGCGCCGCCGCGAGAAACAGATCGCCCACAATGAAGAGCACGGCATCACGCCGACCACCATTGTGCGCGCCGTCGCCGACATCCTGGCCGACCTCGGCGAGAAACCCGGCGGCAAGTCGCAACAGCTCAAGGGCGGTAAATCAAGACGCCTGCCCGCCCGCGGCGTCGCCGAAGACACCGCCGCCAAACTCGAACCCGGCTCAGGTCACAACCTCAAAGCCGTCATCGCCAGCGTCGAGAAACAGATGCGCGAAGCGGCGGCGAATCTGGAGTTTGAAGAAGCGGCGAGGCTTCGGGATGAGTTGAAGAAGTTGAGGGAGGAAGAGCTGGGGCTCTAA